A genome region from Gossypium hirsutum isolate 1008001.06 chromosome A04, Gossypium_hirsutum_v2.1, whole genome shotgun sequence includes the following:
- the LOC107948676 gene encoding disease resistance protein At4g27190, translating into MNMPCLSVLNLSFTKIESLPNSISELKNLTTLLLHGCEELRDLPCLSMLQELKKLDLFGTKIEEVPEGMDMLIKLRYLDLEVFTLKEIPAGLLPKLVHLQHLSFDVQNEKISLKVEEMEPLKKLECLTGRFKDVSEFNKFISSMQQSKKNLIKYNLVVGESYIFTTGDKRLTIGGVHNLEGDLIMHPIEIKELNIYKCDYLRSLVDENSSFKNAIDLRVCRIWFCEGIECVVSLSSFASSSAHPFQSLEALGLRFLPKLSALIMKDAGFGSATTSTLAPFATFSHLKKIYVQRCSSMKTLLPQWLLPNLQNLEEISVESCDEVVEILGAATSEVEEKGSDALIKFHLPKLRVLTLFFLPNLKSICSKSGVMVCDSLEDINVSNGCDKLKRIPPFVPLVGNGQPFAYAPPFLTIRSSTKWWESLEWDDHPNFKNVLCFNLC; encoded by the coding sequence ATGAATATGCCTTGTCTTAGTGTTCTCAATTTGTCCTTTACAAAGATCGAGAGTTTACCAAATTCCATCTCTGAACTAAAGAACCTCACAACATTGTTGCTTCATGGCTGTGAAGAATTAAGAGATCTGCCATGTCTTTCGATGCTTCAAGAATTGAAGAAGTTGGACCTTTTTGGGACTAAAATTGAGGAAGTCCCTGAAGGCATGGATATGCTGATAAAGTTAAGATATCTTGATCTTGAAGTGTTCACTCTGAAAGAGATACCCGCTGGACTTTTACCAAAACTTGTTCACCTTCAGCACTTGAGTTTTGATGTGCAGAATGAAAAAATAAGTCTAAAAGTAGAGGAGATGGAACCATTGAAGAAGTTGGAGTGCTTAACCGGACGTTTCAAAGACGTCAGTGAATTCAATAAGTTCATCTCCTCAATGCAACAAAGTAAGAAAAATCTCATCAAGTACAATTTAGTGGTGGGTGAGTCATATATCTTTACTACAGGAGATAAAAGATTAACAATTGGAGGAGTCCACAATTTGGAAGGTGACTTAATTATGCACCCAATTGAAATTAAAGAGTTGAATATTTATAAGTGCGACTATTTGAGAAGCTTAGTCGATGAAAATTCTTCCTTCAAAAATGCGATTGACTTGAGGGTTTGTAGGATTTGGTTTTGCGAAGGGATAGAGTGTGTTGTTTCCTTGTCCTCTTTTGCCTCTTCTTCCGCTCATCCATTTCAGAGCCTCGAGGCGTTGGGTCTTCGATTTCTGCCAAAGTTGAGTGCCCTTATTATGAAAGATGCAGGATTTGGTTCAGCAACAACATCAACATTGGCTCCGTTTGCCACCTTTTCCCATCTTAAGAAAATTTATGTACAGAGATGCTCAAGTATGAAGACGTTGCTTCCACAATGGTTGCTTCCAAACCTCCAAAACCTGGAAGAAATATCAGTGGAGAGTTGTGATGAGGTAGTAGAAATATTGGGAGCAGCAACATCAGAAGttgaagaaaaagggagtgatgCATTAATCAAATTCCATCTTCCCAAATTGAGAGTGTTGACATTGTTTTTTTTACCAAATTTGAAGAGCATTTGCAGCAAAAGTGGAGTGATGGTTTGTGATTCTCTCGAGGATATCAATGTCTCTAATGGCTGTGATAAACTGAAAAgaattcctccatttgttccccTTGTTGGCAATGGGCAGCCATTTGCATATGCTCCACCTTTTCTTACCATCAGGTCAAGCACAAAATGGTGGGAGTCGTTGGAGTGGGATGACCATCCAAACTTCAAAAATGTTCTTTGCTTCAACCTTTGTTGA